A stretch of the Drosophila sulfurigaster albostrigata strain 15112-1811.04 chromosome 2L, ASM2355843v2, whole genome shotgun sequence genome encodes the following:
- the LOC133850240 gene encoding galectin-9 isoform X4, which yields MRGCCCRNRKRESNCSTRDDTDRLCVCTNDASFYEYSDAQPKFQTDQIGELVEGVSFTFTGKIPINCERFSINFVYNNEARDIALHINPRLPQNYIVRNTKVYDVWGREEVSSALPFLLRRGDKFAIQVLITSACYMISVNGHHFAEYAHRLPYGNVKILEVKGDVEEIGMERTIVQSYPKRLPESAARSIDAHLDSEKDEVDCNVNKNITNTIPHEWCLINSKLSDNSPKNNCNTSDLGLTLPYYGTLLPKSLKEGRCLKIEGRVRLLPHSFYINLQQGQNIWPHPIIAFHLNPRFSQTSNGAIGKAIVCRNAWYNGGWAQEERSELDTNLRPGRTFCLAIVCSHDSFEVYVNNQFITEFKYQIKPDMIDTVYIQGDVKLWKVTLELNPIIKGKNIRIYHNPLYTEES from the exons atgAGAGGTTGCTGCTGTAGAAATCGAAAACGTGAGTCTAACTGCTCTACCAGGGATGACACTGATCGCTTATGTGTCTGCACAAATGAC gCGTCTTTTTATGAATATTCTGATGCACAGCCCAAGTTTCAGACAGATCAAATCGGTGAACTTGTCGAAGGCGTTAGTTTCACGTTCACAGGAAAAATTCCCATTAACTGCGAGAG GTTTTCCATTAACTTTGTGTATAATAATGAGGCAAGGGATATCGCTCTTCACATAAATCCTCGCCTACCGCAAAACTACATTGTACGCAATACCAAAGTATACGACGTATGGGGTCGTGAGGAAGTTTCTTCGGCATTACCTTTTTTGCTTCGTCGTGGTGACAAATTCGCTATTCAAGTGCTAATTACAAGCGCTTGCTATATGATATCGGTAAATGGGCACCATTTTGCTGAATATGCTCATCGTCTTCCCTATGGCAATGTTAAAATTCTTGAGGTAAAAGGCGACGTGGAGGAAATAGGGATGGAACGTACCATAGTTCAAAGCTATCCAAAACGCTTGCCCGAATCTGCAGCCCGCTCGATCGATGCGCATCTCGATTCAGAAAAGGATGAAGTTGATTGCAATGTGAATAagaatataacaaatacaatacCGCATGAATGGTGCCTAATCAACTCTAAACTGTCGGATAATTCACCAAAGAACAATTGCAATACCTCTGATCTAGGACTAACTCTTCCATACTATGGTACATTGTTGCCGAAATCTTTAAAAGAAGGCAGATGCCTAAAGATTGAGGGCCGTGTTCGTTTGTTGCCACATTCGTTTTACATCAATTTACAACAAGGTCAAAACATTTGGCCACATCCTATTATTGCATTCCATTTAAATCCACGGTTCTCGCAAACAAGCAACGGGGCTATAGGTAAGGCTATAGTTTGCCGTAACGCTTGGTACAATGGTGGCTGGGCTCAAGAGGAACGCTCTGAGCTAGATACCAATTTAAGACCAGGTCGCACGTTTTGCTTGGCGATCGTGTGCTCCCACGATTCTTTTGAGGTCTATGTCAATAATCAGTTTATTACTGAGTTTAAGTATCAAATTAAACCAGATATGATCGATACGGTTTATATACAAGGCGATGTAAAACTTTGGAAGGTAACTCTCGAGCTCAATCCCATAATCAAAGGCAAAAATATACGCATCTATCACAATCCTTTGTACACAGAAGAGAGTTAG
- the LOC133850240 gene encoding galectin-9 isoform X1, which yields MTAITLLIRELYDLSDAFWHNQFHFERSLRYYHTKRRLQLFHFHCREHWMREYKKNRLGYEYNQTDSMQHAGDTSIDFAAIEASTCYQAIGNFDRQQLNDLNDIEIVDGKEFNASFYEYSDAQPKFQTDQIGELVEGVSFTFTGKIPINCERFSINFVYNNEARDIALHINPRLPQNYIVRNTKVYDVWGREEVSSALPFLLRRGDKFAIQVLITSACYMISVNGHHFAEYAHRLPYGNVKILEVKGDVEEIGMERTIVQSYPKRLPESAARSIDAHLDSEKDEVDCNVNKNITNTIPHEWCLINSKLSDNSPKNNCNTSDLGLTLPYYGTLLPKSLKEGRCLKIEGRVRLLPHSFYINLQQGQNIWPHPIIAFHLNPRFSQTSNGAIGKAIVCRNAWYNGGWAQEERSELDTNLRPGRTFCLAIVCSHDSFEVYVNNQFITEFKYQIKPDMIDTVYIQGDVKLWKVTLELNPIIKGKNIRIYHNPLYTEES from the exons ATGACAGCAATAACGTTGCTAATACGTGAACTTTACGATCTGTCGGATGCATTTTGGCACAACCAATTTCATTTCGAACGAAGTTTACGTTACTACCATACAAAGCGACGGCTACAACTGTTTCATTTCCACTGTCGAGAACACTGGATGCGTGAGTATAAGAAAAACAGATTGGGATACGAATATAACCAAACAGACAGCATGCAACATGCTGGGGACACAAGCATCGATTTTGCAGCCATTGAGGCGAGTACGTGTTATCAGGCTATTGGAAATTTTGACCGTCAGCAACTAAATGACTTGAATGACATCGAAATCGTTGATGGCAAGGAATTCAAT gCGTCTTTTTATGAATATTCTGATGCACAGCCCAAGTTTCAGACAGATCAAATCGGTGAACTTGTCGAAGGCGTTAGTTTCACGTTCACAGGAAAAATTCCCATTAACTGCGAGAG GTTTTCCATTAACTTTGTGTATAATAATGAGGCAAGGGATATCGCTCTTCACATAAATCCTCGCCTACCGCAAAACTACATTGTACGCAATACCAAAGTATACGACGTATGGGGTCGTGAGGAAGTTTCTTCGGCATTACCTTTTTTGCTTCGTCGTGGTGACAAATTCGCTATTCAAGTGCTAATTACAAGCGCTTGCTATATGATATCGGTAAATGGGCACCATTTTGCTGAATATGCTCATCGTCTTCCCTATGGCAATGTTAAAATTCTTGAGGTAAAAGGCGACGTGGAGGAAATAGGGATGGAACGTACCATAGTTCAAAGCTATCCAAAACGCTTGCCCGAATCTGCAGCCCGCTCGATCGATGCGCATCTCGATTCAGAAAAGGATGAAGTTGATTGCAATGTGAATAagaatataacaaatacaatacCGCATGAATGGTGCCTAATCAACTCTAAACTGTCGGATAATTCACCAAAGAACAATTGCAATACCTCTGATCTAGGACTAACTCTTCCATACTATGGTACATTGTTGCCGAAATCTTTAAAAGAAGGCAGATGCCTAAAGATTGAGGGCCGTGTTCGTTTGTTGCCACATTCGTTTTACATCAATTTACAACAAGGTCAAAACATTTGGCCACATCCTATTATTGCATTCCATTTAAATCCACGGTTCTCGCAAACAAGCAACGGGGCTATAGGTAAGGCTATAGTTTGCCGTAACGCTTGGTACAATGGTGGCTGGGCTCAAGAGGAACGCTCTGAGCTAGATACCAATTTAAGACCAGGTCGCACGTTTTGCTTGGCGATCGTGTGCTCCCACGATTCTTTTGAGGTCTATGTCAATAATCAGTTTATTACTGAGTTTAAGTATCAAATTAAACCAGATATGATCGATACGGTTTATATACAAGGCGATGTAAAACTTTGGAAGGTAACTCTCGAGCTCAATCCCATAATCAAAGGCAAAAATATACGCATCTATCACAATCCTTTGTACACAGAAGAGAGTTAG
- the LOC133850240 gene encoding galectin-9 isoform X5 has translation MCFKILCRKFFCCCHQPNKGGLNEASFYEYSDAQPKFQTDQIGELVEGVSFTFTGKIPINCERFSINFVYNNEARDIALHINPRLPQNYIVRNTKVYDVWGREEVSSALPFLLRRGDKFAIQVLITSACYMISVNGHHFAEYAHRLPYGNVKILEVKGDVEEIGMERTIVQSYPKRLPESAARSIDAHLDSEKDEVDCNVNKNITNTIPHEWCLINSKLSDNSPKNNCNTSDLGLTLPYYGTLLPKSLKEGRCLKIEGRVRLLPHSFYINLQQGQNIWPHPIIAFHLNPRFSQTSNGAIGKAIVCRNAWYNGGWAQEERSELDTNLRPGRTFCLAIVCSHDSFEVYVNNQFITEFKYQIKPDMIDTVYIQGDVKLWKVTLELNPIIKGKNIRIYHNPLYTEES, from the exons atgtGCTTTAAGATTTTGTGTAGAAAATTCTTCTGTTGTTGCCATCAACCCAATAAGGGTGGCCTAAATGAG gCGTCTTTTTATGAATATTCTGATGCACAGCCCAAGTTTCAGACAGATCAAATCGGTGAACTTGTCGAAGGCGTTAGTTTCACGTTCACAGGAAAAATTCCCATTAACTGCGAGAG GTTTTCCATTAACTTTGTGTATAATAATGAGGCAAGGGATATCGCTCTTCACATAAATCCTCGCCTACCGCAAAACTACATTGTACGCAATACCAAAGTATACGACGTATGGGGTCGTGAGGAAGTTTCTTCGGCATTACCTTTTTTGCTTCGTCGTGGTGACAAATTCGCTATTCAAGTGCTAATTACAAGCGCTTGCTATATGATATCGGTAAATGGGCACCATTTTGCTGAATATGCTCATCGTCTTCCCTATGGCAATGTTAAAATTCTTGAGGTAAAAGGCGACGTGGAGGAAATAGGGATGGAACGTACCATAGTTCAAAGCTATCCAAAACGCTTGCCCGAATCTGCAGCCCGCTCGATCGATGCGCATCTCGATTCAGAAAAGGATGAAGTTGATTGCAATGTGAATAagaatataacaaatacaatacCGCATGAATGGTGCCTAATCAACTCTAAACTGTCGGATAATTCACCAAAGAACAATTGCAATACCTCTGATCTAGGACTAACTCTTCCATACTATGGTACATTGTTGCCGAAATCTTTAAAAGAAGGCAGATGCCTAAAGATTGAGGGCCGTGTTCGTTTGTTGCCACATTCGTTTTACATCAATTTACAACAAGGTCAAAACATTTGGCCACATCCTATTATTGCATTCCATTTAAATCCACGGTTCTCGCAAACAAGCAACGGGGCTATAGGTAAGGCTATAGTTTGCCGTAACGCTTGGTACAATGGTGGCTGGGCTCAAGAGGAACGCTCTGAGCTAGATACCAATTTAAGACCAGGTCGCACGTTTTGCTTGGCGATCGTGTGCTCCCACGATTCTTTTGAGGTCTATGTCAATAATCAGTTTATTACTGAGTTTAAGTATCAAATTAAACCAGATATGATCGATACGGTTTATATACAAGGCGATGTAAAACTTTGGAAGGTAACTCTCGAGCTCAATCCCATAATCAAAGGCAAAAATATACGCATCTATCACAATCCTTTGTACACAGAAGAGAGTTAG
- the LOC133850240 gene encoding galectin-9 isoform X6, producing the protein MSILSVFNVLIFYEKKLHGIASFYEYSDAQPKFQTDQIGELVEGVSFTFTGKIPINCERFSINFVYNNEARDIALHINPRLPQNYIVRNTKVYDVWGREEVSSALPFLLRRGDKFAIQVLITSACYMISVNGHHFAEYAHRLPYGNVKILEVKGDVEEIGMERTIVQSYPKRLPESAARSIDAHLDSEKDEVDCNVNKNITNTIPHEWCLINSKLSDNSPKNNCNTSDLGLTLPYYGTLLPKSLKEGRCLKIEGRVRLLPHSFYINLQQGQNIWPHPIIAFHLNPRFSQTSNGAIGKAIVCRNAWYNGGWAQEERSELDTNLRPGRTFCLAIVCSHDSFEVYVNNQFITEFKYQIKPDMIDTVYIQGDVKLWKVTLELNPIIKGKNIRIYHNPLYTEES; encoded by the exons ATGTCAATTTTATCGGTTTTTAATGTTCTCATATTTTACGAAAAGAAGCTTCACGGCATt gCGTCTTTTTATGAATATTCTGATGCACAGCCCAAGTTTCAGACAGATCAAATCGGTGAACTTGTCGAAGGCGTTAGTTTCACGTTCACAGGAAAAATTCCCATTAACTGCGAGAG GTTTTCCATTAACTTTGTGTATAATAATGAGGCAAGGGATATCGCTCTTCACATAAATCCTCGCCTACCGCAAAACTACATTGTACGCAATACCAAAGTATACGACGTATGGGGTCGTGAGGAAGTTTCTTCGGCATTACCTTTTTTGCTTCGTCGTGGTGACAAATTCGCTATTCAAGTGCTAATTACAAGCGCTTGCTATATGATATCGGTAAATGGGCACCATTTTGCTGAATATGCTCATCGTCTTCCCTATGGCAATGTTAAAATTCTTGAGGTAAAAGGCGACGTGGAGGAAATAGGGATGGAACGTACCATAGTTCAAAGCTATCCAAAACGCTTGCCCGAATCTGCAGCCCGCTCGATCGATGCGCATCTCGATTCAGAAAAGGATGAAGTTGATTGCAATGTGAATAagaatataacaaatacaatacCGCATGAATGGTGCCTAATCAACTCTAAACTGTCGGATAATTCACCAAAGAACAATTGCAATACCTCTGATCTAGGACTAACTCTTCCATACTATGGTACATTGTTGCCGAAATCTTTAAAAGAAGGCAGATGCCTAAAGATTGAGGGCCGTGTTCGTTTGTTGCCACATTCGTTTTACATCAATTTACAACAAGGTCAAAACATTTGGCCACATCCTATTATTGCATTCCATTTAAATCCACGGTTCTCGCAAACAAGCAACGGGGCTATAGGTAAGGCTATAGTTTGCCGTAACGCTTGGTACAATGGTGGCTGGGCTCAAGAGGAACGCTCTGAGCTAGATACCAATTTAAGACCAGGTCGCACGTTTTGCTTGGCGATCGTGTGCTCCCACGATTCTTTTGAGGTCTATGTCAATAATCAGTTTATTACTGAGTTTAAGTATCAAATTAAACCAGATATGATCGATACGGTTTATATACAAGGCGATGTAAAACTTTGGAAGGTAACTCTCGAGCTCAATCCCATAATCAAAGGCAAAAATATACGCATCTATCACAATCCTTTGTACACAGAAGAGAGTTAG
- the LOC133850278 gene encoding 32 kDa beta-galactoside-binding lectin lec-3 isoform X2 — protein sequence MVKGYRNLSYTSTWSKDFHTIPAEWLRIDIPSKFLKHVSSPQVQLTLPFYGRIPEEEKLTDGRALRIEGRVRLMPQSFSVALQRGFCIWPQPTVSLLFRPSFVRNSHVKVGKAIITRSAFINGAWVNREVSRLHTHLRPGKAFVIVIACRKQCYELFVNSKLLLAFKHQMNPADVDIVNIRGDVKLWNIVVESAKVPQRKSGRSIMGHISRIRLNDNE from the exons ATGGTTAAAGGCTATAGAA ATCTGTCTTATACCTCAACTTGGTCGAAGGATTTTCATACAATTCCTGCGGAGTGGTTACGTATTGATATACCAtccaaatttttaaaacatgtGAGTTCGCCACAAGTCCAATTAACTTTACCATTCTATGGCCGAATcccagaagaagaaaagttGACTGATGGTCGTGCGTTACGCATTGAAGGTCGCGTACGTCTTATGCCACAAAGTTTCAGCGTGGCCTTGCAGCGAGGATTTTGCATCTGGCCGCAGCCAACTGTCTCACTATTATTTAGGCCAAGTTTTGTGAGAAATAGTCATGTTAAGGTGGGTAAAGCTATTATTACCAGAAGTGCTTTTATCAATGGTGCCTGGGTGAATCGTGAAGTATCACGCCTGCATACTCATTTGCGTCCAGGAAAAGCATTTGTTATAGTAATTGCTTGTAGGAAACAGTGTTACGAATTATTTGTGAACAGCAAATTATTATTGGCTTTTAAGCACCAAATGAATCCCGCTGACGTTGATATTGTTAATATTCGAGGCGATGTTAAGCTGTGGAATATTGTTGTCGAGAGTGCAAAAGTTCCCCAGAGAAAATCTG GTCGATCGATAATGGGTCATATTAGTCGTATTCGATTAAACGATAATGAATAA
- the LOC133850240 gene encoding galectin-9 isoform X3, whose translation MHFGTTNFISNEVYVTTIQSDGYNCFISTVENTGCASFYEYSDAQPKFQTDQIGELVEGVSFTFTGKIPINCERFSINFVYNNEARDIALHINPRLPQNYIVRNTKVYDVWGREEVSSALPFLLRRGDKFAIQVLITSACYMISVNGHHFAEYAHRLPYGNVKILEVKGDVEEIGMERTIVQSYPKRLPESAARSIDAHLDSEKDEVDCNVNKNITNTIPHEWCLINSKLSDNSPKNNCNTSDLGLTLPYYGTLLPKSLKEGRCLKIEGRVRLLPHSFYINLQQGQNIWPHPIIAFHLNPRFSQTSNGAIGKAIVCRNAWYNGGWAQEERSELDTNLRPGRTFCLAIVCSHDSFEVYVNNQFITEFKYQIKPDMIDTVYIQGDVKLWKVTLELNPIIKGKNIRIYHNPLYTEES comes from the exons ATGCATTTTGGCACAACCAATTTCATTTCGAACGAAGTTTACGTTACTACCATACAAAGCGACGGCTACAACTGTTTCATTTCCACTGTCGAGAACACTGGATGC gCGTCTTTTTATGAATATTCTGATGCACAGCCCAAGTTTCAGACAGATCAAATCGGTGAACTTGTCGAAGGCGTTAGTTTCACGTTCACAGGAAAAATTCCCATTAACTGCGAGAG GTTTTCCATTAACTTTGTGTATAATAATGAGGCAAGGGATATCGCTCTTCACATAAATCCTCGCCTACCGCAAAACTACATTGTACGCAATACCAAAGTATACGACGTATGGGGTCGTGAGGAAGTTTCTTCGGCATTACCTTTTTTGCTTCGTCGTGGTGACAAATTCGCTATTCAAGTGCTAATTACAAGCGCTTGCTATATGATATCGGTAAATGGGCACCATTTTGCTGAATATGCTCATCGTCTTCCCTATGGCAATGTTAAAATTCTTGAGGTAAAAGGCGACGTGGAGGAAATAGGGATGGAACGTACCATAGTTCAAAGCTATCCAAAACGCTTGCCCGAATCTGCAGCCCGCTCGATCGATGCGCATCTCGATTCAGAAAAGGATGAAGTTGATTGCAATGTGAATAagaatataacaaatacaatacCGCATGAATGGTGCCTAATCAACTCTAAACTGTCGGATAATTCACCAAAGAACAATTGCAATACCTCTGATCTAGGACTAACTCTTCCATACTATGGTACATTGTTGCCGAAATCTTTAAAAGAAGGCAGATGCCTAAAGATTGAGGGCCGTGTTCGTTTGTTGCCACATTCGTTTTACATCAATTTACAACAAGGTCAAAACATTTGGCCACATCCTATTATTGCATTCCATTTAAATCCACGGTTCTCGCAAACAAGCAACGGGGCTATAGGTAAGGCTATAGTTTGCCGTAACGCTTGGTACAATGGTGGCTGGGCTCAAGAGGAACGCTCTGAGCTAGATACCAATTTAAGACCAGGTCGCACGTTTTGCTTGGCGATCGTGTGCTCCCACGATTCTTTTGAGGTCTATGTCAATAATCAGTTTATTACTGAGTTTAAGTATCAAATTAAACCAGATATGATCGATACGGTTTATATACAAGGCGATGTAAAACTTTGGAAGGTAACTCTCGAGCTCAATCCCATAATCAAAGGCAAAAATATACGCATCTATCACAATCCTTTGTACACAGAAGAGAGTTAG
- the LOC133850240 gene encoding galectin-9 isoform X2 codes for MTAITLLIRELYDLSDAFWHNQFHFERSLRYYHTKRRLQLFHFHCREHWMREYKKNRLGYEYNQTDSMQHAGDTSIDFAAIEASFYEYSDAQPKFQTDQIGELVEGVSFTFTGKIPINCERFSINFVYNNEARDIALHINPRLPQNYIVRNTKVYDVWGREEVSSALPFLLRRGDKFAIQVLITSACYMISVNGHHFAEYAHRLPYGNVKILEVKGDVEEIGMERTIVQSYPKRLPESAARSIDAHLDSEKDEVDCNVNKNITNTIPHEWCLINSKLSDNSPKNNCNTSDLGLTLPYYGTLLPKSLKEGRCLKIEGRVRLLPHSFYINLQQGQNIWPHPIIAFHLNPRFSQTSNGAIGKAIVCRNAWYNGGWAQEERSELDTNLRPGRTFCLAIVCSHDSFEVYVNNQFITEFKYQIKPDMIDTVYIQGDVKLWKVTLELNPIIKGKNIRIYHNPLYTEES; via the exons ATGACAGCAATAACGTTGCTAATACGTGAACTTTACGATCTGTCGGATGCATTTTGGCACAACCAATTTCATTTCGAACGAAGTTTACGTTACTACCATACAAAGCGACGGCTACAACTGTTTCATTTCCACTGTCGAGAACACTGGATGCGTGAGTATAAGAAAAACAGATTGGGATACGAATATAACCAAACAGACAGCATGCAACATGCTGGGGACACAAGCATCGATTTTGCAGCCATTGAG gCGTCTTTTTATGAATATTCTGATGCACAGCCCAAGTTTCAGACAGATCAAATCGGTGAACTTGTCGAAGGCGTTAGTTTCACGTTCACAGGAAAAATTCCCATTAACTGCGAGAG GTTTTCCATTAACTTTGTGTATAATAATGAGGCAAGGGATATCGCTCTTCACATAAATCCTCGCCTACCGCAAAACTACATTGTACGCAATACCAAAGTATACGACGTATGGGGTCGTGAGGAAGTTTCTTCGGCATTACCTTTTTTGCTTCGTCGTGGTGACAAATTCGCTATTCAAGTGCTAATTACAAGCGCTTGCTATATGATATCGGTAAATGGGCACCATTTTGCTGAATATGCTCATCGTCTTCCCTATGGCAATGTTAAAATTCTTGAGGTAAAAGGCGACGTGGAGGAAATAGGGATGGAACGTACCATAGTTCAAAGCTATCCAAAACGCTTGCCCGAATCTGCAGCCCGCTCGATCGATGCGCATCTCGATTCAGAAAAGGATGAAGTTGATTGCAATGTGAATAagaatataacaaatacaatacCGCATGAATGGTGCCTAATCAACTCTAAACTGTCGGATAATTCACCAAAGAACAATTGCAATACCTCTGATCTAGGACTAACTCTTCCATACTATGGTACATTGTTGCCGAAATCTTTAAAAGAAGGCAGATGCCTAAAGATTGAGGGCCGTGTTCGTTTGTTGCCACATTCGTTTTACATCAATTTACAACAAGGTCAAAACATTTGGCCACATCCTATTATTGCATTCCATTTAAATCCACGGTTCTCGCAAACAAGCAACGGGGCTATAGGTAAGGCTATAGTTTGCCGTAACGCTTGGTACAATGGTGGCTGGGCTCAAGAGGAACGCTCTGAGCTAGATACCAATTTAAGACCAGGTCGCACGTTTTGCTTGGCGATCGTGTGCTCCCACGATTCTTTTGAGGTCTATGTCAATAATCAGTTTATTACTGAGTTTAAGTATCAAATTAAACCAGATATGATCGATACGGTTTATATACAAGGCGATGTAAAACTTTGGAAGGTAACTCTCGAGCTCAATCCCATAATCAAAGGCAAAAATATACGCATCTATCACAATCCTTTGTACACAGAAGAGAGTTAG
- the LOC133850278 gene encoding galectin-6 isoform X1: MDVYKGIRSIALRRGLDAMSIYYKERYAASRRKKLKLFEPPIPGLTFVFHGLIQIDCEHFAIDFLTRQTITNSENYDIILQIAPRLPQNYIVRNSRLMGKWGPEENSSNLHFPLKRGKYFWIQVLLTEESFYISVNGFHFTKYNYRMPYKWLKAIEVSGDVTDVIIESFYVKEYPVRLVRSFNIDLSYTSTWSKDFHTIPAEWLRIDIPSKFLKHVSSPQVQLTLPFYGRIPEEEKLTDGRALRIEGRVRLMPQSFSVALQRGFCIWPQPTVSLLFRPSFVRNSHVKVGKAIITRSAFINGAWVNREVSRLHTHLRPGKAFVIVIACRKQCYELFVNSKLLLAFKHQMNPADVDIVNIRGDVKLWNIVVESAKVPQRKSGRSIMGHISRIRLNDNE, encoded by the exons ATGGATGTTTACAAAGGTATTCGCAGTATTGCATTGCGACGGGGCTTGGATGCAATGTCCATATACTATAAGGAAAGATATGCTGCTAGTCGTCGCAAAAAATTGAAGTTATTTGAACCACCTATACCAGGTCTTACTTTTGTATTCCACGGACTAATTCAAATCGATTGCGAACACTTTGCTATCGATTTTCTCACTAGGCAGACAATCACAAACTCCGAAAACTATGATATCATTCTGCAGATTGCACCACGTCTTCCGCAAAATTATATAGTCCGCAATTCGCGTCTAATGGGCAAGTGGGGTCCCGAAGAAAATTCATCCAATTTACATTTTCCTTTAAAACGTGGCAAATATTTCTGGATACAAGTGCTACTGACTGAAGAATCCTTTTATATTTCAGTAAATGGCTTCcatttcacaaaatataattatcgTATGCCATACAAATGGTTAAAGGCTATAGAAGTAAGTGGTGATGTAACTGATGTGATTATCGAAAGTTTCTATGTGAAAGAGTATCCTGTCCGTCTGGTGCGTTCCTTCAATATAGATCTGTCTTATACCTCAACTTGGTCGAAGGATTTTCATACAATTCCTGCGGAGTGGTTACGTATTGATATACCAtccaaatttttaaaacatgtGAGTTCGCCACAAGTCCAATTAACTTTACCATTCTATGGCCGAATcccagaagaagaaaagttGACTGATGGTCGTGCGTTACGCATTGAAGGTCGCGTACGTCTTATGCCACAAAGTTTCAGCGTGGCCTTGCAGCGAGGATTTTGCATCTGGCCGCAGCCAACTGTCTCACTATTATTTAGGCCAAGTTTTGTGAGAAATAGTCATGTTAAGGTGGGTAAAGCTATTATTACCAGAAGTGCTTTTATCAATGGTGCCTGGGTGAATCGTGAAGTATCACGCCTGCATACTCATTTGCGTCCAGGAAAAGCATTTGTTATAGTAATTGCTTGTAGGAAACAGTGTTACGAATTATTTGTGAACAGCAAATTATTATTGGCTTTTAAGCACCAAATGAATCCCGCTGACGTTGATATTGTTAATATTCGAGGCGATGTTAAGCTGTGGAATATTGTTGTCGAGAGTGCAAAAGTTCCCCAGAGAAAATCTG GTCGATCGATAATGGGTCATATTAGTCGTATTCGATTAAACGATAATGAATAA